A region from the Halomonas piscis genome encodes:
- a CDS encoding DUF945 family protein: MRKERLIVPVLAVLAIAWLVAQLVSSVLFERSLSQALSDLQARGEWRVKRVENDAGWLSSEGRILLSPLLGRPWRLELDYDVRHGILSSEITGTLRPRLDGTLQKAVGEVGATAAPRLNGRYHTYSGRYEMRVALAPLTITQHGRELAVRGARVKLRGVYGDWRLAAELDELSLTDHGARLALGPATLESRYTYIDEAYHFNQHDKLRIEALSLDHPDLALESAPLVLHTDMALDERELRIDGELILDNVWLAEEAPDTPALHGRIAGTLSRLDADAVRRIFARLRQDAARGDADMPVADDALERLSPLLRQVLSEAPRLDIEEIALTSPLLDIAMEADGALFFDARKIDDLDLARLDEPEMQARFLRRLNGDITWRDAPAVAALWLGLPLGERELTFDLIRGDWRVNGRPLPDW; the protein is encoded by the coding sequence ATGCGTAAAGAGCGCCTGATAGTGCCCGTGCTGGCGGTGCTGGCGATTGCCTGGCTGGTGGCCCAGCTGGTTTCCAGCGTGCTGTTCGAGCGCAGCCTGAGCCAGGCGCTTTCCGACCTCCAGGCCCGCGGGGAGTGGCGAGTCAAGCGGGTGGAAAACGACGCCGGCTGGCTGAGTTCCGAGGGGCGTATCCTGCTGTCGCCGCTGCTGGGCCGCCCCTGGCGGCTGGAGCTTGACTATGACGTGCGTCACGGCATTTTATCCAGCGAGATCACCGGCACCCTGCGCCCGCGGCTGGACGGCACGCTGCAAAAGGCCGTGGGCGAAGTCGGTGCTACCGCCGCCCCGCGCCTGAACGGGCGCTATCACACCTACAGCGGGCGCTATGAAATGCGCGTGGCGCTGGCTCCGCTGACCATCACCCAGCACGGGCGCGAGCTTGCCGTGCGCGGTGCCCGGGTCAAGCTGCGCGGCGTTTACGGCGACTGGCGCCTGGCGGCCGAGCTCGACGAGCTTTCCCTGACGGATCACGGCGCCCGCCTTGCCCTGGGGCCGGCCACCCTGGAAAGCCGCTATACCTATATCGACGAAGCCTACCACTTCAACCAGCACGATAAATTGCGCATCGAGGCGCTGAGCCTTGACCACCCCGACCTGGCGCTTGAGTCCGCGCCGCTGGTGCTGCATACCGACATGGCGCTCGACGAGCGCGAGCTGCGCATTGACGGCGAGCTCATCCTCGACAACGTCTGGCTGGCGGAGGAGGCGCCGGATACGCCGGCGCTCCACGGCCGAATCGCGGGGACGCTGTCGCGCCTGGATGCCGACGCCGTGCGGCGCATCTTTGCCCGGCTGCGCCAGGATGCCGCCCGGGGCGACGCCGACATGCCCGTGGCCGACGACGCGCTCGAGCGCCTTTCGCCGCTGCTGCGCCAGGTACTGAGCGAGGCGCCGCGGCTGGACATCGAGGAAATTGCGCTGACCAGTCCCCTGCTGGATATCGCCATGGAGGCCGACGGCGCGCTGTTCTTTGATGCCCGCAAGATCGACGACCTGGATCTGGCCCGGCTCGACGAACCCGAGATGCAGGCGCGCTTTTTACGGCGGCTGAACGGCGACATTACCTGGCGCGACGCGCCGGCCGTCGCCGCGCTGTGGCTGGGCCTGCCGCTTGGCGAACGCGAGCTGACGTTTGACCTGATCCGGGGCGACTGGCGGGTCAACGGCCGCCCGCTGCCGGACTGGTAA
- a CDS encoding phosphatidylglycerophosphatase A family protein, producing the protein MNRAPASVWRRPTHFFAFGLGSGTMPWAPGTFGTLAAIPFYWLMADLSQGWYLGIVLVAFAIGVWLCDKTSHDLGVHDHSGIVWDEFVGYWITMTAVPFSWEAALWGFVVFRVFDVFKPWPIRWADRRVAGGFGIMIDDVMAGLYAWSSMHLWFWLH; encoded by the coding sequence ATGAATCGCGCCCCGGCCAGCGTCTGGCGGCGCCCGACCCACTTTTTCGCCTTCGGGCTGGGTAGCGGCACCATGCCCTGGGCGCCGGGCACTTTCGGCACCCTGGCGGCCATTCCCTTTTATTGGCTGATGGCCGATCTCAGCCAGGGCTGGTATCTGGGCATCGTGCTGGTGGCCTTCGCCATCGGCGTCTGGCTGTGCGACAAAACCTCCCACGACCTGGGGGTGCACGACCATTCGGGGATCGTCTGGGACGAGTTTGTCGGCTACTGGATCACCATGACGGCGGTGCCGTTTTCCTGGGAAGCCGCGCTCTGGGGCTTTGTGGTATTTCGCGTTTTCGATGTCTTCAAACCCTGGCCGATCCGCTGGGCGGACCGCCGGGTCGCCGGGGGCTTTGGCATCATGATCGATGACGTCATGGCCGGGCTCTATGCCTGGAGCTCCATGCACCTGTGGTTCTGGCTGCATTAG
- the lon gene encoding endopeptidase La: MSDQDYSDQGFDRDDQAPQWEAHDETTAYEDAGDELDSEHRSDGERAHNLVPAGEALPERIYLLPINNRPFFPAQVQPLLINRERWEETMQRVANTPHHTIGVAFVGDGDDGDEAPGEEDFPEIGTAVRVHKLKAEDHQIQFIAQGMQRFRIRRWLSKKPPYLVEVSYPREPVDSEDEETRAWAMAIINGIKELLPINPLYGEELKHYLNRFSPNQPGPLTDFAAAITSAKGPELQDVLATLSVIERMQKVLPLLRKEIDVAQLQNEISEQVNAKMQEHQREFFLREQLKVIQRELGISKDDRENDVDTFRARLEGLTVPERVQERIDEEMGKLSVLETGSPEYGTTRNYLDWLTSLPWGITSDDRLDLDHARKVLNRDHDGLEEVKERIVEFLAEGTFKGDVGGSILLLVGPPGVGKTSVGRSIADALGRKFYRFSVGGMRDEAEIKGHRRTYIGAMPGKFVQAFKEVEVENPVIMLDEIDKLGQSFQGDPASALLEVLDPEQNVDFLDHYLDVRMDLSKVLFVCTANTVDSIPRALLDRTEQIRLSGYIAEEKVAIAKHHLWPKLLKRNNLPKKRINLTDAALKQVIEGYAREAGVRQLEKQLHRIVRKASVKLLESDQEEGESTVKVSVKNLEDFLGAPLFRKEKVLKGEGVVTGLAWTSMGGATLPVEATRVHGLERGFKLTGKLGEVMQESANIAYSYTLGHLKENGAPEGFFDASFVHLHVPEGATPKDGPSAGVTMTTALLSMARRQPIGRPLAMTGELTLTGQVLPVGGIREKIIAARRSSIYEVVLPAANRQDYNELPEFLREGMTVHFADRYRDVAKAVFQ, encoded by the coding sequence ATGAGCGACCAGGACTATAGCGACCAGGGCTTTGACCGCGACGACCAGGCTCCCCAGTGGGAAGCGCACGACGAGACCACGGCGTACGAAGATGCCGGCGATGAGCTTGACAGCGAGCACCGCTCCGACGGCGAGCGTGCCCATAACCTTGTGCCGGCCGGCGAAGCGCTGCCCGAGCGCATCTATCTGCTGCCCATCAACAACCGGCCGTTTTTCCCCGCCCAGGTACAGCCGTTGCTGATCAACCGCGAGCGCTGGGAAGAAACCATGCAGCGGGTGGCCAACACGCCGCACCACACCATCGGCGTCGCCTTTGTCGGCGACGGCGATGACGGCGACGAGGCGCCCGGGGAAGAGGACTTTCCCGAGATCGGCACCGCCGTCAGGGTGCACAAGCTCAAGGCCGAAGATCACCAGATCCAGTTTATCGCCCAGGGCATGCAGCGCTTTCGTATCCGGCGCTGGCTGTCGAAGAAGCCGCCGTACCTGGTCGAGGTGAGCTATCCCAGGGAGCCGGTGGACAGTGAAGACGAGGAAACCCGCGCCTGGGCCATGGCGATCATCAACGGCATCAAGGAGCTGTTGCCGATCAATCCGCTCTACGGCGAGGAGCTCAAGCACTATCTCAACCGCTTCAGCCCCAACCAGCCCGGGCCGCTGACCGACTTTGCCGCGGCGATCACCTCGGCCAAGGGGCCCGAGCTGCAGGATGTGCTGGCGACGCTGTCGGTGATCGAGCGCATGCAGAAGGTGCTGCCGCTGCTGCGCAAGGAAATTGACGTGGCTCAGCTGCAAAACGAGATCAGCGAGCAGGTCAACGCCAAGATGCAGGAGCATCAGCGCGAGTTCTTCCTTCGCGAGCAGCTCAAGGTCATTCAGCGCGAGCTGGGGATTTCCAAGGACGACCGTGAAAACGACGTCGATACCTTCCGCGCCCGCCTTGAAGGGCTCACCGTGCCCGAGCGCGTCCAGGAGCGCATCGACGAGGAAATGGGCAAGCTCAGCGTGCTGGAAACCGGCTCGCCGGAATACGGCACCACGCGCAACTACCTGGACTGGCTGACCAGCCTGCCCTGGGGGATCACCAGCGACGACAGGCTGGATCTGGACCACGCCAGGAAGGTGCTCAACCGCGACCACGACGGGCTTGAAGAGGTCAAGGAGCGCATCGTCGAGTTTCTCGCCGAAGGCACCTTCAAGGGCGACGTCGGCGGCTCGATTCTGCTGCTGGTGGGGCCGCCGGGGGTGGGCAAGACCTCGGTGGGCCGTTCCATCGCCGACGCGCTGGGCCGCAAGTTCTACCGCTTCTCGGTCGGCGGCATGCGCGACGAGGCTGAAATCAAGGGCCACCGGCGCACCTACATCGGCGCCATGCCGGGCAAGTTTGTCCAGGCATTCAAGGAAGTCGAGGTGGAAAACCCGGTGATCATGCTCGACGAGATCGACAAGCTCGGGCAGTCGTTCCAGGGGGACCCGGCCTCGGCGCTGCTGGAAGTGCTCGACCCCGAGCAGAACGTGGACTTCCTCGATCACTACCTCGACGTGCGCATGGACCTGTCCAAGGTGCTGTTCGTGTGCACCGCCAACACCGTGGATTCCATTCCCCGGGCGCTGTTGGACCGCACGGAGCAGATTCGGCTCTCCGGCTATATCGCCGAGGAGAAGGTCGCCATTGCCAAGCATCATCTCTGGCCCAAGCTGCTCAAGCGCAACAATCTGCCCAAAAAGCGCATCAACCTGACCGACGCGGCGCTCAAGCAGGTGATCGAAGGCTACGCCCGGGAAGCCGGCGTGCGCCAGCTGGAAAAGCAGCTCCACCGTATCGTGCGCAAGGCGTCGGTAAAGCTGCTGGAAAGCGACCAGGAAGAGGGCGAGAGCACGGTCAAGGTCTCGGTGAAAAACCTTGAGGACTTTCTCGGGGCGCCACTGTTCCGCAAGGAGAAGGTGCTCAAGGGGGAAGGCGTGGTCACCGGGCTTGCCTGGACCTCCATGGGCGGGGCCACGCTACCGGTGGAGGCCACCCGGGTGCACGGGCTGGAGCGCGGCTTCAAGCTCACCGGCAAGCTGGGCGAGGTGATGCAGGAGTCTGCCAATATCGCCTACAGCTATACGCTGGGACACCTGAAGGAAAACGGCGCGCCGGAGGGCTTTTTCGACGCCTCCTTTGTCCACCTGCACGTGCCCGAAGGCGCCACGCCCAAGGACGGCCCCTCTGCCGGGGTGACCATGACCACAGCGCTTCTGTCCATGGCCAGGCGTCAGCCCATCGGCCGGCCGCTGGCGATGACCGGCGAGCTGACGCTGACCGGCCAGGTGCTGCCGGTGGGCGGTATCCGCGAAAAAATCATCGCCGCGCGCCGCAGCAGCATTTACGAAGTCGTGCTGCCGGCGGCCAACCGCCAGGACTATAACGAGCTGCCCGAGTTTCTCCGCGAGGGCATGACGGTCCACTTTGCCGACCGCTACCGCGACGTGGCCAAGGCCGTGTTTCAGTAG
- the thiL gene encoding thiamine-phosphate kinase has product MLAEFDLIRRYFTPGGTAGAESRGMTLGVGDDASLLLPRSGHELAVSVDTSVVDVHFPGDAPARALGHRALAVAVSDLAAMGARGRFCWMALTLDAQRLADEHAAEAWLAGYARGFMDGCARWETALAGGDVTSGRLAISVTVMGEVPAGQALRRSGARVGDVVAVTGALGGGAGGLELWQRGERDLDHPLLRRYLLPEPALEAGMALRGLASSAMDISDGLLADLGHIRCASGVDAVLKVDALPLADGLGAALGADEARRAALSGGDDYELLVTLPPANLARAQQALEAAGIALTAIGRCVAPGEGQNAAEILETATGGRRGWQHFTSPDPAPTEPPR; this is encoded by the coding sequence GTGCTTGCCGAATTCGACCTGATCCGACGCTATTTCACGCCCGGCGGTACTGCCGGGGCAGAAAGCCGCGGCATGACGCTGGGGGTGGGCGACGATGCCAGCCTGCTCTTGCCCCGGTCGGGCCATGAACTGGCCGTCAGCGTCGATACTTCGGTGGTGGACGTTCACTTTCCCGGGGACGCCCCGGCGCGCGCCTTGGGCCACCGGGCGCTGGCGGTGGCGGTGAGCGACCTGGCGGCCATGGGCGCGCGGGGGCGCTTTTGCTGGATGGCGCTGACCCTGGACGCCCAGCGCCTGGCCGACGAACATGCCGCCGAGGCGTGGCTTGCCGGCTATGCCCGCGGCTTCATGGACGGCTGCGCGCGCTGGGAAACGGCGCTTGCCGGGGGCGACGTGACCTCGGGGCGGCTTGCCATCAGCGTCACGGTGATGGGGGAGGTTCCGGCCGGCCAGGCGCTCAGGCGCAGCGGGGCGCGGGTGGGCGATGTCGTCGCCGTGACCGGGGCGCTGGGCGGCGGTGCCGGCGGGCTTGAGCTGTGGCAGCGCGGCGAGCGCGACCTTGATCACCCTCTGCTGCGCCGCTACCTGCTGCCCGAGCCGGCGCTTGAGGCCGGTATGGCGCTGCGCGGGCTGGCCTCCAGCGCCATGGACATTTCCGACGGCCTGCTGGCGGATCTGGGCCATATCCGCTGCGCTTCCGGCGTCGACGCGGTGCTGAAAGTTGACGCGCTGCCGCTCGCCGACGGCCTGGGCGCCGCGCTGGGCGCCGATGAGGCCCGCCGGGCGGCGCTTTCCGGCGGCGACGACTACGAGCTTCTGGTCACGCTGCCGCCGGCGAATCTCGCCCGGGCGCAGCAGGCGCTTGAGGCCGCGGGCATCGCCCTGACGGCCATCGGCCGCTGCGTGGCGCCGGGAGAGGGGCAAAACGCCGCCGAGATTCTCGAGACCGCCACCGGCGGCCGGCGCGGCTGGCAGCACTTTACCTCACCGGACCCGGCGCCGACGGAGCCACCCCGATGA